The following proteins come from a genomic window of Sesamum indicum cultivar Zhongzhi No. 13 linkage group LG10, S_indicum_v1.0, whole genome shotgun sequence:
- the LOC105172213 gene encoding calcium and calcium/calmodulin-dependent serine/threonine-protein kinase, with protein sequence MGRQETRKSLTDEYEISDILGRGGFSVVRKGTHKSSIGANKHVAIKTLRRFSPFTQPRNPKSTVPATKQALISDALLTNELLVMRRIVEDVSPHPNVIHLYDVCEDNGGVHLVLELCSGGELFDRIVAQERYNEAGAAAVVRQIAGGLAALHRAGVVHRDLKPENCLFLSKDEDSTLKIMDFGLSSVEDFTDPVVGLFGSIDYVAPEALSRDKISPKSDIWSLGVILYILLSGYPPFIAQSNRQKQQMILNGQFSFYEKTWKNISSSVKELITILLKVDPDLRPSAEEILRHPWVTGELAKQEQMDAEIVSRLQSFNARRKFRAAAMASMLSSSFSLRTKKLKNLVGSYDLKPEELEKLSVNFKKVCKSENATLPEFEEVLKGMEMLSLVPLAPRIFDLFDNNRDGTVDMREIIGGFSSLKYSQGDDALRLCFQMYDTDRSGCISKEELASLLRALPDDYIQIDITEPGKLDEIFDLMDANSDGKVTFEEFKAAMQRDSSLQDVVLSSLRPNQS encoded by the exons ATGGGACGAcaggaaacaagaaaatcactGACTGATGAATATGAAATCTCAGACATATTGGGAAGGGGAGGATTCTCAGTTGTGAGGAAAGGTACACATAAGTCCAGCATTGGAGCAAACAAGCATGTAGCCATCAAGACACTGAGAAGATTCAGCCCTTTTACGCAGCCGAGGAATCCCAAAAGCACGGTCCCCGCTACCAAACAGGCCCTGATATCAGATGCATTGCTGACGAACGAACTCTTGGTGATGAGGAGGATAGTAGAAGACGTGTCGCCTCATCCGAACGTTATCCATCTCTACGATGTTTGTGAGGACAACGGTGGGGTTCATCTTGTTCTTGAGCTTTGCTCAGGTGGTGAGCTTTTTGACAGAATCGTGGCTCAGGAAAGGTACAACGAAGCTGGAGCTGCAGCTGTGGTTAGGCAGATTGCGGGAGGGCTAGCAGCGCTGCATCGGGCTGGTGTCGTCCACAGGGACTTGAAGCCCGAGAACTGCCTGTTCTTGAGCAAAGATGAGGATTCTACGTTGAAGATCATGGATTTTGGACTGAGTTCTGTGGAGGATTTCACTGATCCGGTTGTGGGACTGTTTGGCTCCATTGATTATGTTGCACCAGAGGCGCTGTCCCGTGATAAGATTAGTCCAAAGAGCGATATCTGGTCACTTGGCGTCATTCTGTATATTCTCCTTTCAGG GTATCCTCCTTTCATTGCACAATCGAACAGGCAGAAGCAGCAAATGATACTAAAT GGGCAATTCAGCTTCTATGAGAAAACATGGAAGAACATTTCGTCCTCAGTAAAAGAACTGATTACTATCCTTCTGAAAGTCGATCCGGACTTGAGACCGAGTGCTGAAGAG ATTCTTCGGCATCCTTGGGTGACTGGAGAACTGGCAAAGCAAGAGCAGATGGATGCTGAGATCGTCTCCCGGTTGCAGAGTTTCAACGCAAGGCGCAAGTTCCGTGCGGCTGCAATGGCCAGTATGCTAAGCAGCAGCTTTTCCTTGAGAACAAAGAAGCTCAAGAATTTGGTGGGCTCTTATGATCTTAAGCCTGAGGAACTCGAAAAACTCAGtgtaaatttcaagaaagt ATGTAAAAGTGAGAACGCAACGTTGCCTGAATTTGAAGAAGTTCTGAAAGGAATGGAGATGTTGTCGCTCGTCCCTCTAGCTCCTCGCATCTTTGATCTGTTTGATAACAACAGGGATGGGACAGTTGACATGAGAGAAATCATCGGGGGCTTCTCCAGTCTCAAATATTCACAAGGGGACGATGCACTACGACTTTGCTTTCAG ATGTACGATACAGACCGGTCCGGCTGCATCAGCAAGGAAGAACTGGCATCCCTGCTAAGG GCATTGCCTGATGACTACATACAGATCGATATCACAGAGCCTGGTAAACTAGATGAGATATTTGACCTAATGGACGCCAACAGCGACGGAAAAGTTACATTTGAAGAGTTTAAGGCCGCCATGCAAAGGGACAGCTCTCTTCAAGATGTAGTCCTCTCCTCTCTACGCCCGAATCAATCTTAA